In one Aeromicrobium erythreum genomic region, the following are encoded:
- a CDS encoding metal-dependent transcriptional regulator, with translation MPASALSSSMQDYLKVIWTTQEWDDSPVTSRALAERFGVSPSTVSEALKKLAAAGLVDHERYGTASLTDAGRAAALAMVRRHRLVETFLVDYLGYAWDEVHDEAEVLEHAVSDDFVERLSARLGHPEFDPHGDPIPTADGRLPALDARPLVDVEAPARLRVVRVSDEDPALLRHLVDLGMTLGVTLRLVERHDFAGTLAVELDGTQRDLGHVAAAAIFVAPA, from the coding sequence GTGCCCGCCTCCGCCCTGTCGTCCTCGATGCAGGACTACCTGAAGGTCATCTGGACCACCCAGGAGTGGGACGACTCGCCCGTCACGTCGCGGGCGCTCGCCGAGCGCTTCGGCGTCTCCCCGTCCACCGTGTCCGAGGCGCTCAAGAAGCTCGCCGCCGCCGGGCTCGTCGACCACGAGCGCTACGGCACCGCCAGCCTCACCGACGCCGGCCGCGCCGCTGCGCTCGCGATGGTCCGACGCCACCGCCTCGTCGAGACCTTCCTCGTCGACTACCTGGGCTACGCCTGGGACGAGGTGCACGACGAGGCCGAGGTGCTCGAGCACGCCGTGAGCGACGACTTCGTCGAGCGTCTGTCGGCCCGGCTCGGGCACCCCGAGTTCGACCCGCACGGCGACCCCATCCCGACCGCCGACGGCCGCCTGCCCGCCCTCGACGCCCGCCCGCTCGTCGACGTCGAGGCGCCCGCGCGGCTGCGGGTCGTGCGGGTCTCCGACGAGGACCCCGCCCTCCTGCGCCACCTCGTCGACCTCGGCATGACGCTCGGCGTCACGCTGCGGCTCGTCGAGCGCCACGACTTCGCGGGCACCCTGGCCGTCGAGCTCGACGGCACCCAGCGCGACCTGGGGCACGTCGCCGCAGCCGCGATCTTCGTCGCCCCGGCCTGA
- the rraA gene encoding ribonuclease E activity regulator RraA, producing MTGWTTPDLCDDHFPDRVSVVQPGLLRGFGGREAFAGPVETVSCFEDNSRVKELVVQPGEGRVLVVDGGGSLRRALLGDLIAARYVENGWAGLVIHGAVRDAEVLRDLDLGVQALAPTPVRTERRGLGDVGVEVTFGGVTVRPGQWVYADATGVLVAEGRLDAV from the coding sequence ATGACCGGATGGACCACGCCCGACCTCTGCGACGACCACTTTCCCGACCGCGTGTCGGTCGTGCAGCCCGGGCTGCTGCGCGGCTTCGGTGGACGGGAGGCCTTCGCCGGCCCCGTCGAGACCGTCTCCTGCTTCGAGGACAACTCGCGCGTCAAGGAGCTGGTCGTGCAGCCCGGTGAGGGGCGGGTCCTCGTCGTCGACGGTGGCGGCTCGCTGCGCCGGGCCCTGCTCGGCGACCTCATCGCCGCCCGCTACGTCGAGAACGGCTGGGCCGGCCTCGTCATCCACGGCGCCGTGCGCGACGCGGAGGTCCTGCGCGACCTTGACCTCGGTGTCCAGGCCCTCGCCCCCACGCCCGTGCGCACCGAACGGCGCGGCCTCGGCGACGTCGGCGTCGAGGTGACCTTCGGGGGCGTCACGGTGCGGCCCGGCCAGTGGGTCTACGCCGACGCCACCGGCGTGCTCGTGGCCGAGGGCCGCCTCGACGCGGTGTGA